The Ralstonia insidiosa genome contains a region encoding:
- a CDS encoding DUF2968 domain-containing protein, with translation MTTRKQSGKASQQAFQRGLAIAAAVAVMVGGTACTSAVAQSPAAAPTAIAPIAAAAPVPALTATVGQTTATAATSTPAASNSTARAESPASNGAGNSTVLDLQRRMQAHELSELRTTYNGAYGASLLFAQSDLTYYVTLFQQKDLWRVIKTTNEAAAERLYSDFAKQTRTMADLELQRIRLEAQKERSERQIAAQEEKLRGLKTDLDIQRQQQAQAQERQKVARSEADTLDVERRAARARVDELQRQIRALEAQVNAPFNASQRNR, from the coding sequence ATGACAACAAGAAAACAGTCAGGGAAAGCGTCGCAACAGGCGTTTCAGAGGGGATTGGCCATCGCGGCCGCGGTGGCAGTCATGGTGGGCGGTACCGCCTGCACATCTGCCGTGGCGCAGAGCCCGGCTGCAGCACCCACCGCCATCGCACCGATTGCCGCAGCCGCGCCGGTGCCGGCACTGACCGCCACCGTTGGCCAGACCACCGCAACGGCTGCCACCAGCACGCCTGCAGCCAGCAACAGCACCGCCCGTGCCGAGAGCCCGGCCAGCAATGGAGCCGGCAACAGCACCGTGCTGGATCTGCAGCGCCGCATGCAGGCTCACGAGTTGTCGGAGCTGCGCACGACCTACAACGGCGCCTACGGCGCCAGCCTGCTGTTTGCCCAAAGCGACCTGACGTATTACGTGACGCTGTTCCAGCAGAAAGACCTCTGGCGCGTCATCAAGACCACCAACGAAGCCGCTGCAGAGCGCCTCTACAGCGACTTCGCCAAGCAGACGCGCACGATGGCCGATCTGGAGCTGCAGCGCATTCGCCTGGAAGCCCAGAAGGAGCGCTCCGAGCGCCAGATTGCAGCGCAGGAAGAAAAGCTGCGCGGCCTGAAGACTGACCTGGACATCCAGCGCCAGCAGCAGGCCCAGGCGCAGGAGCGCCAGAAGGTTGCCCGCTCCGAGGCCGACACGCTGGATGTGGAGCGCCGCGCCGCCCGCGCCCGCGTGGACGAACTGCAGCGCCAGATCCGCGCACTGGAAGCGCAGGTCAACGCGCCGTTCAACGCGTCGCAGCGCAATCGCTGA